The DNA window aactaaaaagataaataaaaactcTTACAAAAATAATACCTCTTCAAAACAAGCGAAAAAAATTCGCTTTTCTTTCCCAAAAACTAGTCATGAGTAACTAAACATTACTAATTGAAGTTAGTTTATTGCTAACTCATATTCTAAAACATGGCAAAAAAAATACTCCTATTTTATAGGATAAAGGACTAATCTAATCCAAGTATAATTTACAATATATCTGCAAACAATCAGAAAAGGGGAAAGAATGCAAATACAATATACTAACCGGGGGGGGGGGAGGAGTTAACATGTACCCATGATACATAACATCTATCAATGATACATAAGTATTAGATTAGTtgataaagaaaaacaaaaacaaaacaaaaagaagtaACGTTGTAAACGGAGTACCTTTATCAAATTCAACAGCAAAATACCATTGGTATCATATATTCCCTTTCTCCCCCTTACTTCTTGGAGACTGATTTAAGTTGCAAACTTATCATTACGTGATTCTTTACAAGAAATCTCATCATTTCTGGTGTAGATGTCGACTGAAACAAATGACCAAAGAATGCCACCAAATTTCTGTCTTTTTGTTTCAACTACTGATTTTATTTACATTTGGGATGAGCAAATGTTACTAGCATGCACCTCTGCAATTACACTTCACACAAACTTTCATCCACGTTTCCGTCAAGCAATGGCTTCCTACTAGTTATTCTGGGTGTAGAGACTGGTTGACTTCCATCATTAGACTTGTCGACAGCATGTAGGAAAACACCTGTCAGATAAACACCAATTCAAAAACCTTCTGAAAAATAACCAATATATGAAAAGTTCAAGTTTTTTTATCAATGAATCATGCTGCATCTAGATTTTTCAGTGTAACACAAGAGACAAAGAATGTTCTATCCTAAACTAGTAATCCCTAGAAAAACTTCACCTTGAGATCATACAGAAACAGTGTTGCATCATGATTAATTTCTCACATGAGATGCTGCCTGACCGTTGTAGCAcataaacataattctttttttttttcagggGAACATTTTATTAATCGCCCCTTTGTAAAAGTGATGCACGGTTAGTAGCTTTGAGTACATTGGTATGTTTCAAAGAGGCTTAatttaaaaaagaacaaaataaagaATCTATAATCCGATCTTTTCCAGAAAATATTATCAAAAACTTATTTATTACTCACCTATAAACCATATTCCAGCAGCAAGAAAGAGAATAGAGGTCAAAATAAGTGCAGTGTCCCTCCAATTGTTAATATGATCCTGCTTGTCAATGACGCAATAAAAAATTAAGTCCATAGTGAAAATAGATATGTTGAAGTTGGAAAGCCATGTAATAATTCATAAGATCCcaatttgaaagaaataaaaatatattcagaTTCTTGCATCAAGTAATGCTACAAGAAGCAGGATTAGAAATAGAAGCTAGGCAACTATAAAGGGTTGTGTTAAGAAATAAGCTAGTTAATAAGGCAAAGATAAGGTTAGCCATTAAACAGAACAGAACAGCTATCAGCAAGGGTCAAATTAGTTTTTCATAAACCTCTTTTAAATGAACAGaaactatatatatatgcaattcatatgttattataatttcatttaacttattcaacAATGAAATTAATGTGAGTTTCAAGGATCAAATTTTCAACCCACACTTTTAGCAGTATTTTTCACAATAGTTTGACAAACTATTGTGTTTGACTACAATTACAGGACAACTGCAAGGCATGCTAAATTCTTATAAGTTGAAAGTAATGTCAAAAATTAAGCACACTTCTAAAAGGTTGAAAGAATTTTCAAATATTGTGTTCAAAGTTAAAAAGGGCAAATAAAATTTTCAGAGAAATACAAATCAGAAAACAGCATATCAATGTATATCAACAAGTCTACCacacaaaatacatgcctatacAAGCTCAGATGTAAATGAACTCACCTGGAGAATCCCAACAAGTGGTGAGGAAGGTACATCGccaaatatgtgaattgatacaGTAGAGATTGCCATAGATAATGGTCTCAAACTCGGTCTTACACAATGGAGACATACATAATTGACTGGAGCCTGCAAAAACAATGTTTGGGGAGAAAGTAACACTATAAATCAACAAAACTGGTCAAATGTTTGAATAATACTAgtccaaaataataaatattgttCCAGTGCTGATGAATTCACTACAGTGGCAAATATGAACTAGAAAAGCTCCTATTTCAAAGGAGGAAAATGCTAATGGTTCAATATCAATAAACTAAAAAGCTATATGTGTTCAAAACAAGTGGGTAAGACTTGTTGAATAGATTCTAATTAAATCTTCCTCAAAATGAGAGTTACGCCTGCagaaatacaaatatataataatttggagaaaaaacaaaatcataaatctAGCACACTCAAACACCAAAAAGGAAAAATCTAGCTCACTCCATTGTCATATTACCTGAGTTGCAAAAACAAGTAATTCACCCACAGCAAAAAGAACTATAAAACCATACAAGCTCCTGAGACAGAAAGCAGAGAAGCAAGATATTGCACCCAGAAATGTTGCACCTGAAAGAAGCTGTTATAGAAGCAAAGTAAGCCATATATAATGCAATAAAAGGAAACAACAGAAGGAGACAGTTTCATACTATAACAGCTAATAGTTAGTTTCATCTGGAAGTATGATAGAATTACACAATTTTATGAAAATCACTATATATCTGTTTGTCTTTGTTTGCTggttaatttgttatttttctataatttgtaGTGTGTTTGGGATTTCTCCTTAACAGTGTGGATTTAGAGAAGTAATATTGGAGGATAATTTCCATTAACAAAGTCCTATGttcatcttttgttttattaCATCAGAGGCTTTATCAGGCAAAATAACAAAGAATAGCACTTATAGTTCAATTTCTCTGAAAACCCTCTCCAGTTTATATCAACTTATTTTTCCTATCCATATGAAAGAAACTGAATAGCCCTTTTCTAATAAGCATGCCATTCACACCAAACATCATTAAAGCAACCCAAACTTAGAATAAAAGCATTAGATATTGTAGCACTCATGCAATCTAGGATGAAACCACCAGATAATGTTCTATATTTTGATAAGTATGTAAAATGAAACCATTCAGGCAAAACatcatcaaaacaaaacaaactcACAATAAAAGCATTAGATATTGTAGCACCCATGCGATCTAGGATGAAGCCACCAGATATTGTTCCTAAAATCCCACATACAATTGTAACCCTCCAAACAACATATCTGCACTCTTCTGCAAATAGCACAACTTAAATGAGTACAAAACCAAAAGGAAGGGCAGGGTGATTCTTTGTGATGCCCAAAGAAAATACTAAAAAGAagactttaaagaataagaaTGCAATTTGGAAGAAACCGTAccatatgataaatattataacCAGCCTTTGGCCCCCAATAAGAGTATGCTCCAATGACAAAGTTGTATGCAATGTAACCTGACAGACAAAATGTCAGTAAAGTAATATTTCACAAACCAAAGTAAAACCATATGTAATAAATACAAGCTTTGCAGCAGTGATGAAAACAGAAACCACCACATTTTTTGTAGACTGTCTTAGAGATGGCCAGGAGCAAAATTTAACTTGCAAAAGTTGTTGCAAAAATAGAAAAACTCAGCATTACAAGTGGATGTGAGGGGGTCaagaaaataccaaaaacatTTACAACATAAACTTTGTCCACCAAAAGCACTTTCATGTCTTTTGCAAACCGAGAGAGCTGattcaaaatgttgtgtatgctTTCCGACCTATCAATGAAAATAGGAACAATCAAGGTATTGAAGGAACGATAACTATCAAAGTACATGCCAAATGTTTCCGCGCATCCATAGTATTAAATCCTTGAACAGATTTGCTTTTAACATCAGTAAAACAGGATAAGATACAATTATTCCAAGGATACATGACCCATTTTGACAATTACATAGGATGTTGGTCTATGCCCCACTGCCAAGTGCAAGGATATCACAGATTAAGGATTCCTCCATCACAGGACTGGTTATTACCAGCTTATATTTTATAAGCTTCATGTTTCGTGCACTTTTCATGTGCCCAACTCTTCATAAGCTCCAAAGTCATAGCAGCCATTCCCACCTTCCAACTAGGGGCCTATTGGTAAGAAGACTGATAGAAACAAGATGGAGCAGGGTGATGACCCTAATGTGTCCAACATTCTTAATACAACTAGAATCCTAATGCTTTACGTATTATAAATCCTTTCAATCTAGCTTAGTATATGACTTTCTCCCTTTCTTTAATAAATTTCTTATTGGGAAAAAGTATATAATATTATGAAGAAGTTTTCCATCATGGGTTGACGAACCTCTCACTGACACGAATAGACTAATGAATGATTTATAAGAAAGCATGGGTTGAAGAGCCACTTACTTGGAAGTTTTACTCAATTCGTCACCAATGATACCATCACCTCCAACCAACATACGACCATCTAGTTTTGATGCCTTTGAATCTGCAACTAAGATaagttgaaatttgaaaaaaaaaaaaaaaggggtacTTTAATGGTTAGCAAGCCAGCTTATTACAAGAAACAAgcaaacctttttcttttttaaaagaaaacttaagaaTGAACTTGATTTTAGTTGTACTTCTTTTCTTATTAGTATTTTCCTAGAACCAACAAACCAAAGGTTTTAGTTGAGTTTAGTTTAGATTTTTAAACCCACAATTTTATCTCAATTACAATCAAAATCAACTTGATCAACACTTGAATTCAGTTAGCAAGAAGTTGAACCAATCCATGGTAATTGCCAGTCCATACATTTGCAACATGATTACACATGTTTTATGCTGGTTTAAAGATTTGGTCAAATATGAAAGGTCATTCACAGGAACAACAAGACAGAAATGCTGGAACAGGAGTATGAAAAAAACTAATTATCCATGGATGATTACAAATACTAACATGATAGACAGTCTTGTATAAGCACCTTTAGAatgcaaaacaaaacaaaaggagGAATTAAAAAGTTGCAGAACTTGTACAGCACATCAAGAGAGTAATTATAGAATCTAGAGAAGACCTTGCATTTGATCTGTCTTACTGCACGGACCAGGGATTGGCATCATAAAGGAAATCCCATTACTTCTATGTTTTGGCTACATCCCAATAGAGATATAGAAAAACTTCTTAGGTAAAACATTTGGATAATGAAACCATGAGTGACACATGATAAGTCAAATATTTTAcgtgagaagagaaaaaaaatttcctttgaattttgttttttcCTAATTATGCAAAAGACTAGCTCTGCCACTTATAAGGGGGAGGACCAGACACCTTCTTTCTACTCTATCCGGTCTTGTTCAAATGCATGGATATATATTATGTGTTTAGCACCCTACCATTGAAAGCAACTTCAAAACAAATAGCAGAGCCAGTAATGAATTAATACCATAAGAAAACTATAAGAACACATACCATCAGTTACAGAAGAAACTGTCTCCACAGATGCCAATGCTTTTTTGGATTCAACAGGAGAAAAACCTATGGGTGAAGTTCAGTGATGTCAATAATTAAATTACTGTCAGATCATTAAAAAGAACACGAAATGCAGGTGACACATCAAAATAATTACCTTTCAACTGCAAAGGTTTAACCAAAAAGCCAAAAACAGCGAATGGAAGCATCAACAATGCCTCTCCCCAGAATGCATAGCGCCAGTGGAAATAGCCCCCAACCTATATGATTAGCAAACACAGTTTGCACTTAATATTAGACATACTTGGAGACGTGCCTAGATAGTACAGACGAATCGTATGAAGTGCTTCGATCTAGGACTATATATCACATCCTTAATGTAAAACTAAGATATAAAGTGCAAACTAAAGAAAGGGATGTACAAACTTACATATCCACCATAAACATATCCAAGAGCAATTCCAGTAGGTATGCACATATAAAACATCGCAAGCCAAGCTGTTTTCTGGAGTATGACAGAGAATTAGTATGATCGTGTAGTTCTGGCAGGAAGGTTGTATTCATAGTTCTAAATTCtagagttgaaaaagaaataaacaaatgaaCCTGAGAAACAGGAGCATTGTCATCAATAAATGGAGCTGCAAGACTTATGAAAGAAGCTTCTCCAACACCAACCAGCCTAAAACATCCAGCAATAAGTTAAACATTGGCACACGCGCACACAACTTGGCACAAGAAACTAATGGAGAAGGCATTGAGATTGTTACACTTACATTCGGCATATCGCAATAAACCAAAAGGAAAATGCACTAGCACATCCAGCTACAGACAAGGTCCAAACAGATAATCCAACTCCA is part of the Gossypium hirsutum isolate 1008001.06 chromosome D11, Gossypium_hirsutum_v2.1, whole genome shotgun sequence genome and encodes:
- the LOC107913365 gene encoding LOW QUALITY PROTEIN: probable sphingolipid transporter spinster homolog 2 (The sequence of the model RefSeq protein was modified relative to this genomic sequence to represent the inferred CDS: inserted 1 base in 1 codon), which translates into the protein MVPPSSSMDPSPPPSWFTPKRLLIIFCVINMINYVDRGAIASNGVNGSSETCDDKGICKSGSGIQGEFDLTNFQDGLLSSAFMVGLLVASPIFASLAKSYNPFRLIGVGLSVWTLSVAGCASAFSFWFIAICRMLVGVGEASFISLAAPFIDDNAPVSQKTAWLAMFYMCIPTGIALGYVYGGYVGGYFHWRYAFWGEALLMLPFAVFGFLVKPLQLKGFSPVESKKALASVETVSSVTDDSKASKLDGRMLVGGDGIIGDELSKTSKSESIHNILNQLSRFAKDMKVLLVDKVYVVNVFGYIAYNFVIGAYSYWGPKAGYNIYHMKSADMLFGGXTIVCGILGTISGGFILDRMGATISNAFILLSGATFLGAISCFSAFCLRSLYGFIVLFAVGELLVFATQAPVNYVCLHCVRPSLRPLSMAISTVSIHIFGDVPSSPLVGILQDHINNWRDTALILTSILFLAAGIWFIGVFLHAVDKSNDGSQPVSTPRITSRKPLLDGNVDESLCEV